One Ranitomeya variabilis isolate aRanVar5 chromosome 4, aRanVar5.hap1, whole genome shotgun sequence genomic window, GCAGATCATGTTACTGGGACGGGGGCCCTGAAGAAGCTTCTCCCCGGGTGTAAGAGCATCATTTCAAAAGACAGTGGAGCTTTGGCGGACGTTCACATAAAAGAGGGAGATTCCATCAAATTTGGCAAATATGTAAGCGTGCCCTAAATATGGCAGACATGGGGTCCTGGCATTTAAGAAGCCCCTTTTGTTTTTGCTGGTCCTGTGATTGGGCTTCTCTTGTTCCTCTGCAGTCTCTGGAGGCGCGCTCCACGCCTGGACACACCGACGGCTGCCTTACATATGTGCTGAATGATAGCAGCATGGCCTTCACCGGGGACGCCCTGCTCATCCGAGGCTGCGGCCGCACGGACTTCCAGCAAGGTGCGTCCCGATCGGCCTCTTGGTCGCATATTATTGTCCGGCGTTGGGGATAATGTTCATTTTTAACATGTATTTAGGCCTTTAAAGCAATTTGTTTGGGATTTTATTAATGTTTTGACGCCGTCCTCCTTCTATATCCGTAGCTTTGCTCTATCTATTGCTGActgtagaatgagttaactgagaacccATCAGTGAGCTCTTCCTGACAGGTGGATTTTATCTCTTTCTGAGCTCCTCTCGGcttatttatgaccacagaccacatcaaagttgattaTGCAAGGAAACAAAAGCCGAACGGTgccaaatttttaatgaaacccaactgcaaaaatgGTATTAAGGCCGAAATCAatccatgaaaaaaaaatggacaatgcCTTTTCTTGCAGGCTGCCCTAATACCCTGTATCAGTCGGTACACGGCAAGATCTTCACCCTTCCTGACAGCTGCTTCCTGTACCCGGGTCATGATTACACCGGTAAGTGCTGTTATCCGCAGTCTTGTAGCTGTTTTTAGTATGTTGGCAAGTTATGGTGGCCATTTTTACCATCTATGTAGCCACCATATGGTCACAGTGTCACCCAGGCTACAGAGAACCCTACTGACTTCTACACAGTCATAGCATGAATATGTCCAATCTCCTTCTCTACCCCGACAGGTCAGTCTGTGACAACCGTAGAGGAGGAGAAGCGTCTGAACCCGCGGCTGACCAAGAGCAAAGAGGAGTTTGTGAACATCATGAATAACTTGAACCTGCCCAGGCCGAAACAGATAGGTGAGGACATCTAtcgtataaaagctgaggcagggattGCAGCGGCCACTTTGTGGTGAATCTGAACACTTAGAGGACGTCACAGCCTAGCCatggagagaaagccataaaacgcTGAATAAACTGTACAGATAACATGTGACAACACAGCGGTGAAGAAGGCTAGGAAGGCAGACTGTCAATTACTACCAGGTTACCATTCACTTATATGTTGAGGTCCCTTACACATTCCTAAGGCTCAATTTGCAATGACAAGCTCGCTAGGTGAGGTGGATCCAAAAAGCCCAGGGTCCAGGTGGTGTTGGTGCAAAAGGCAGCTGAGGCATGCAGGAAACATGTAGCAGAGTTCCTGGAAACTGCAaacagcagaggtactggaagtcaCAAGAAGACAGGAGGCGCCTTGGAGACTACAGACAGATATTAGCAATATTGGAAGTCGCAGGCAGGCTATAGATGTACGGGAAATTGCAGACAGGTAGTGGAGATACTGGAAACCGCAGGCAAGCCATGGACATCCAATAGACTGCAGACTGGTAGTGGAGGTACTGGAAACCGCAGGCAAGCCATGGACATGAAATAGACTGCAGACAGGTAATGGAGGTACTGGAGATCCGCAGGCAAGCCATGGACATCCAATAGACTGCAGACTGGTAGTGGAGGTACTGGAAACCGCAGGCAAGCCATGGACGTCCAAGAGACTGCAGACTGGTAGTGGAGGTACTGGAAACCGCAGGCAAGCCATGGACATCCAATAGACTGCAGACAGGTAGTGGAGGTACTGGAAACCGCAGGCAAGCCATGGACGTCcaagagactgcagacaggtagtgGAGATACTGGAAACTGCAGGCAAGACATGGACGTCcaagagactgcagacaggtagtgGAGGTACTGGAAACATCAGACATGCCATGGACGTCcaagagactgcagacaggtagtgGAGATACTGGAAACCGCAGGCAAGCCATGGACGTACAATAGACTGCAGACAGGTAGTCGAGATACTGGAAACCGCAGGCAAGACATGGACGTCCAATAGACTGCAGACAGGTAGTGGAGGTACTGGAAACCGCAGGCAAGCCATGGACATCCAATAGACTGCAGACAGATAGTGGAGGTACTGGAAACCGCAGGCAAGCCATGGACATCCAATAGACTGCAGACAGGTAGTGGAGGTACTGGAGATCCGCAGGCAAGCCATGGACATCCAATAAACTGCAGACAGGTAGTGGAGGTACTGGAAACCGCAGGCAAGCCATGGACGTCCAATAGACTGCAGACAGGTAGTCGAGATACTGGAAACCGCAGGCAAGCCATGGACGTCCaatagaccgcagacaggtagtggAGGTACTGGAAACCGCAGGCAAGACATGGACGTCCAATAGACTGCAGACAGGTAGTCGAGATACTGGAAACCGCAGGCAAGCCATGGACGTCCAATAGACCACAGACAGGTAGTGGAGGTACTGGAAACCGCAGGCAAGACATGGACGTCCAATAGACTGCAGACAGGTAGTGGAGATACTGGAAGCTGCAAACAAGCCATAGACGTCCAATAGACTACAGACAGGTAGAGGAGATACTGGAAACTGTAGGCAAGCCATGGCCCTACAATAGACTGCAGACAAGTAGTGGAGATACTGGAAACCGCAGGAAGCCATGGACGTACAATAGACTGCAGACAGGTAGTGGAGATACTGGAAACCGCAGGAAGCCATGGACGTACAATAGACTGCAGACAAGTAGTGGAGATACTGGAAACATCAGACATGCCATGGACGTCcaagagactgcagacaggtagtgGAGATACTGGAAACCGCAGGCAAGACATGGACGTCcaagagactgcagacaggtagtgGAGGTACTGGAAACCGCAGGCAAGACCTGGACGTCcaagagactgcagacaggtagtgGTGATACTGGAAACATCAGACATGCCATGGACGTCcaagagactgcagacaggtagtgGAAATACTGGAAACCGCAGGCAGACCATGGAAGTCCGTGAGACTGGTAGCAGAGCAGGCTGGGGAAGTCCTAgagactgtagacatgtagcagaGGTACAGGAAGTTGCAGCCAGGCCAAAGACGTCCTGGAgaatgcagacaggtagcagaggtactgaaaGCTGCAAACAAGTAGAAGACAGGACTCAAGAGCAACTAGAATGTCTTAATACTAAGACACAGGTATATGTCTTGGTGGGCCTTATATAGGCCCAGGCAGATGATCACTTGGGATCAGGCCGGGGGACCTGCAAAGCCCAACATGGATCACATGAGAGTTCAGTGAAGCGGAGATGAGGAGCACAGCCCAGATCTAGGACTGATGCGTAACTTGGAATAAGAGTTTGAAATAAGTTGTATACTGTCCTGGGATACCTTAGGGTGGCATACACATCTTTTCAGAGTTATTGGAAGCCTCTTATTACATTTgattcactgcaaatcaaatttaacgaaaactttttatttaatttctcagaggagcatgcatggcttataagtctcctcactcagacatgtctctctgcaaggagaaacgttaccccttacacCCCAGTGGCTGCCTTTGGAAATGTTTAATCTAAGACATGCAATATACACATTGACCACATGATGTCACTATGGTACACAATGACTCCTATTGTGCAGTACCTAGGTTGTCCACTAATGTCACTGTTCATATTTACATTCATGTACTGTAACATAATCGCTGCCTGTTTTCCGCAGACGTCGCTGTCCCTGCAAACTTAAAATGCGGCATTCAGGATGACTGACGACTGATCTGGACTCCAACGCATGTTGATTTATTGACTTGTCTTGAAGAATGAGAAGATTTTGGTGCCTTTTGATATTTTCCTATGATACGGCGATGCTGTGGTGTCACGTGATTGTTTTATGGAGGCTGCCCTGAACCGCTGGGATATCGGAGGGGTGGCGGGAAGATTTCTATAACTTGTCCATAAACCTCATCGGTGAATGTTCGGGAGATCTGACTCATCAGTGTATATATGTAAATCATTTCTCTTTTCCAGGGTATCTAttctaataaaaaaatatataaaccccCCAATGGCTTTCTTTAATAGAGGGGGTATATAAGGGGGCAGTGTGGCTCGCTGCCATGTTTGAATATGATGTCCAGCAGTGTACTGAGGGCATAGTAACGGACACTGCGTGGTTGGTGCTACTACGGGGGCACtatgaatattttatttttttgcccctTATCCATTGTCCGTCCAAGTCGTGGTCTCCATGGAGGATAAGTCTCCAAGACTGGGACAACTCCTATCAACTATTTGGAGGAGATTTGATCATTGCTGTAGGCTGGAATACCCCCTTAAGATGTCTCCTCACCCAAAAATTAGGGATTATCTCCATCGATTTGTGAAGTTTCCCACTTCTGCCCCCAAAAAAGATCTGAGACCTGATAGAACTTGAAGAACCTTCTGAAATATTCCCATTTCATgaagacctcctcctcctccttgtccttctGAATGTCATTTCAAGGTTTACCTCCATGACCGGTGGTAAGGGTCTAGTCCATGCTGGACGGGTTCCCACTGTGCCCCCATgatgtttttttgttaattttctGTGTAGTAAAGGTAATATTCTACCAGAGATTATATGCTGCAAGTTGGGAGTAATTGTGTGATGGCCTCCTTCAGGGTGCGCTGTGTTGACTGCCAATGAAGTTCTTGTCCAAAGGTCGAGGGGTTCCAACTTTGTTTTTTTATGGTTTAGTGATAGCGTGACGTAAAAATCCTGCAGGAATGATATGCCGCAAGATAAGGCGAACCCAAATACGATGACCTTTTGGAACTTGTTGTTGGCTCTTGACCATGTGGCCTCGAAGGGATGTTGAGGGCATAACACCAAGGCTGCTGAGACATGGGGGAACTTCTTCTGTCATGTCCCACTTAAAGGCCCAGAAATGTTATGTTGACACcattccccctaatgtgcaggtctGCTCTGTTGACCCAAAGTCTCCATTGTTGGCTTCCTAGGAAGGACCTAGGTAAATCTAAACTGTGCCCCGACCCAACAAGCATAAAGAGATCTTGTTCCAGGCCATCTTGAAGCCCCAGATCAATATGGACTTCATCCAG contains:
- the ETHE1 gene encoding persulfide dioxygenase ETHE1, mitochondrial; translated protein: MLTSAGRALVGGARAYCVMAAAGRGLVFRQLFEPVSCTYTYLLADAETKEAVLIDPVRETANRDAKLIKDLGLNMIYAANTHCHADHVTGTGALKKLLPGCKSIISKDSGALADVHIKEGDSIKFGKYSLEARSTPGHTDGCLTYVLNDSSMAFTGDALLIRGCGRTDFQQGCPNTLYQSVHGKIFTLPDSCFLYPGHDYTGQSVTTVEEEKRLNPRLTKSKEEFVNIMNNLNLPRPKQIDVAVPANLKCGIQDD